From the genome of Populus trichocarpa isolate Nisqually-1 chromosome 15, P.trichocarpa_v4.1, whole genome shotgun sequence, one region includes:
- the LOC18105696 gene encoding aspartyl protease APCB1, whose protein sequence is MESDDDQSPQLKGVVIISLPPPDNPSLGKTITAFTLTNNDYPQSHQTPQTHQEDQLPISSPPPPPSQNSQLQFPSSRLFLGTPRKLLSFVFISLFALAIYSSLFTNTFQELKSNNNDDDDQKPKSYVFPLYHKLGIREIPLNDLENHLRRFVYKENLVASVDHLNGPHKISKLASSNAAAAMDSSAIFPVRGNLYPDGLYFTYMLVGSPPQPYYLDFDTGSDLTWIQCDAPCTSCAKGANAWYKPRRGNIVPPKDLLCMEVQRNQKAGYCETCDQCDYEIEYADHSSSMGVLATDKLLLMVANGSLTKLNFIFGCAYDQQGLLLKTLVKTDGILGLSRAKVSLPSQLASQGIINNVIGHCLTTDLGGGGYMFLGDDFVPRWGMAWVPMLDSPSMEFYHTEVVKLNYGSSPLSLGGMESRVKHILFDSGSSYTYFPKEAYSELVASLNEVSGAGLVQSTSDTTLPLCWRANFPIRSVKDVKKFFKTLTFQFGTKWLVISTKFRIPPEGYLMMSDKGNVCLGILEGSKVHDGSTIILGDISLRGQLVVYDNVNKKIGWTPSDCAKPKRSDSLQFFDGLPFFDG, encoded by the exons ATGGAGTCTGATGATGATCAGTCACCGCAATTAAAAGGGGTAGTCATAATTTCACTTCCACCACCAGATAACCCGTCTTTAGGCAAAACCATCACTGCTTTTACACTCACTAATAATGACTACCCACAATCTCACCAAACCCCCCAAACCCATCAAGAAGACCAGCTTCCAAtctcatcaccaccaccaccaccatctcaAAACTCTCAACTCCAATTTCCATCATCAAGACTCTTTCTTGGTACCCCAAGAAAGCTGTTGTCTTTTGTGTTTATCTCTCTTTTTGCTCTTGCTATTTACAGTTCTTTGTTTACCAATACctttcaagaattgaagagtaataataatgatgatgatgatcaaaAGCCAAAGTCTTATGTGTTTCCTTTATATCACAAATTGGGTATTCGTGAGATTCCACTGAATGATCTTGAGAATCATCTTAGGAGGTTTGTGTACAAGGAGAATTTGGTGGCATCTGTTGATCATTTGAATGGACCCCATAAAATTAGTAAGTTAGCTTCTTCAAATGCTGCTGCTGCAATGGATTCGTCCGCTATTTTTCCTGTTAGGGGCAATCTTTATCCAGATGG ATTATATTTCACATATATGCTTGTTGGGAGTCCTCCACAACCTTACTATCTTGATTTTGATACTGGAAGTGATTTAACATGGATCCAGTGTGATGCTCCTTGCACTAGCTGTGCCAAG GGTGCTAATGCCTGGTACAAGCCAAGAAGAGGTAATATAGTACCTCCAAAGGATTTGTTATGCATGGAAGTGCAAAGAAATCAAAAGGCTGGATATTGTGAAACATGCGATCAATGTGACTATGAGATTGAATATGCTGATCATAGCTCCTCCATGGGAGTTCTTGCTACAGACAAGCTTCTTTTAATGGTTGCAAATGGATCACTGACCAAGTTAAACTTCATTTTCGG GTGTGCATATGATCAGCAAGGCTTACTTTTGAAAACTCTGGTGAAGACAGATGGGATACTTGGGCTAAGTAGAGCTAAAGTTAGTTTACCTTCTCAATTGGCGAGCCAGGGTATCATTAACAATGTCATAGGTCATTGCCTTACCACTGATTTAGGTGGTGGTGGATAtatgtttttaggtgatgattttgtTCCACGTTGGGGTATGGCTTGGGTCCCCATGCTTGACAGCCCTTCCAT GGAATTCTATCATACAGAGGTTGTAAAATTGAATTATGGAAGCAGCCCACTCAGTTTAGGTGGGATGGAGAGCAGAGTGAAGCACATATTATTTGACAGTGGCAGTTCCTATACATATTTTCCAAAAGAAGCATATTCTGAATTGGTTGCTTCT CTTAATGAAGTTTCTGGGGCAGGACTTGTCCAAAGTACATCGGATACAACATTGCCCTTATGTTGGCGAGCTAATTTTCCTATCAG ATCGGTTAAGGATGTAAAGAAGTTCTTCAAGACCTTAACCTTTCAATTTGGGACCAAATGGTTGGTTATCTCCACAAAGTTTCGGATACCTCCAGAGGGTTACTTGATGATGAGC GACAAAGGCAATGTGTGCTTGGGTATTCTTGAAGGAAGCAAAGTTCATGATGGATCCACAATTATTCTCGGAG